In Vitis riparia cultivar Riparia Gloire de Montpellier isolate 1030 chromosome 19, EGFV_Vit.rip_1.0, whole genome shotgun sequence, the following proteins share a genomic window:
- the LOC117909099 gene encoding basic proline-rich protein-like produces MRNTTSLMEPKVGTCIRQKWPVQDNLSVADMKLIMFKPALLLGAQTNISQLLQLPQFIGGISPPGSFYRQPNGHQCLMSSDAPRPDASPGSPGRTPPTSPPGSAPSPGHPGSAPPPTDPPGSCAAPPSSLGSAPPLGSPDAPPPSGPPGSEPSPSPPGSAPPTDPPGSAVPPPGSTGAPPPTGPPGSEPSPSPPGSAPPTDPPGSAAPPAGSPGAPPPTGPPGSEPPPSSPGSAPPPGLPPSPPRTPGAPSSGPLPRSPPRRSAATPASLLLRPHGRPLRFPLRRGRPGPSPLGLPPRQSDTPDVPPPCSPPKSTAPNRGEASSSGTKGGRTSESENRKNPTQRNWELKPYPAGALSAPPTTSVIHPRRPPTSPPYRITGTSKPVPTPYTGIKPAPYHPPIIHQTNCTCTYTIHW; encoded by the exons ATGAGGAACACCACCTCCTTG ATGGAACCCAAAGTCGGAACTTGCATAAGACAGAAATGGCCAGTTCAAGATAATTTAAGCG TGGCAGATATGAAGTTAATTATGTTCAAGCCAGCACTACTTCTTGGTGCCCAAACCAATATTTCACAGCTGCTGCAACTTCCTCAATTCATTGGAGGAATTTCTCCTCCTGGATCTTTTTACCGG caaccaaatggacATCAATGCCTGATGAGCTCCGATGCACCAAGGCCAGACGCATCACCTGGTAGTCCTGGTCGCACGCCGCCAACTAGTCCTCCTGGCAGCGCACCATCACCTGGTCATCCTGGAAGCGCACCACCACCAACTGATCCTCCTGGCAGCTGCGCAGCACCACCTAGTTCCCTTGGAAGCGCACCCCCACTCGGTAGTCCTGATGCGCCACCACCAAGTGGTCCTCCTGGCAGTGAGCCATCACCAAGTCCTCCTGGAAGTGCACCACCAACTGATCCTCCTGGCAGCGCAGTACCACCACCTGGCAGTACCGGTGCGCCACCACCAACCGGTCCTCCTGGCAGTGAACCATCACCAAGTCCTCCTGGAAGTGCACCACCAACTGATCCTCCTGGCAGCGCAGCACCACCAGCTGGCAGTCCCGGTGCGCCACCACCAACCGGTCCTCCTGGCAGTGAACCACCACCTAGTTCCCCTGGCAGCGCACCACCACCAGGTCTTCCTCCTAGCCCACCTCGTACTCCTGGTGCACCATCATCTGGCCCTCTGCCTAGATCACCTCCTCGTCGTAGTGCAGCAACACCTGCTAGTTTACTACTTAGACCACATGGTCGTCCACTTCGCTTTCCACTTAGACGAGGTCGTCCTGGTCCCTCACCACTTGGTCTTCCGCCTAGACAATCCGATACTCCTGATGTACCACCACCATGTTCTCCACCAAAATCAACTGCACCAAACAGGGGGGAAGCATCAAGCTCAGGGACAAAGGGAGGGAGAACCAGTGaatcagaaaatagaaaaaatcccaCTCAAAGGAATTGGGAGCTTAAGCCGTATCCTGCGGGTGCTTTGTCAGCGCCGCCGACAACTTCAGTTATTCATCCTCGTCGTCCGCCTACATCTCCACCTTATCGTATTACTGGTACGTCTAAACCTGTACCTACACCATACACTGGTATAAAGCCAGCACCATATCATCCACCAATTATCCACCAAACCAACTGCACCTGTACCTACACCATACACTGGTAG